The window GCACCACCACATCCCAGAGGGAATAGCCATAGGCCGTTGCCCGCCCGTGGCCCCTGAGCCGGATATAGCGCGCTTCCTGGGCGGGCCAGGTGAGGGTCTCGGTGCCGCCGGGGCAGTCCTCGGTGCGGTAAAGCTCCGTCCAATCCCCTCCGTCGGAGGAGATTTCAATACCATAGGCCCTGGCATGGGCCGCCTCCCAGACCAGGGTAAGGCCCGAAACCCCGCGGACGGCCCCCAGATCAATCTCCAGCCATTGATCATCCGAATACTCGCTGGCCCACCGGGTATAGGGATCCCCGTCCAGAAGATTCTCCGGTTTTAGTGCCGGGGACTCATTGCTGCTCGACCGGACTGTCATGACAGTCCCCCGGGAAGCTAGGGGATCGAGTCGGGGCGGCGTTATGTAGATACTCCGGTTATCCGTAGAGGCAACGATCCCCCCGTCCTTCAGTTCTGCCCGGGCGGTAATCCGATAGGTTCCCGGAACCGACTCCATCCAATCTACCGTATATGGCGGTGAATCATCCCGTCCAAGAACCTCGCCGTTCTTCAAAAACACGATCTGCCCAATCCCCTCCGGATCCCTCACCGTTGCTGCAATGGTCATGCTCCGGCCGGTTTCACCGTAAGAGGGCAGGTTCTGATAGGATATCTCTACGCTGTTCGGCCGAGGGGGATGATGGTAGAAAAAGGAGGCGATCTGTTCGGTCGCAAAGGGAAGCCATCCATGGCCACCTGTGGGATGTTCGACCAGGGCGGTTTCGGTAATCCCGTCAGCCCCGGGCCACCTAATCCCTCGGACACCCCTCCAGGAAAAGAACTCCTCACCCTCTGCAGCCTCACCACTCCCTTGAACCCCGTTAACCCCGCGCCAGAACTCCATACACTCCGCCACAGAAACGGGACTATCGTAGAGCGGATCCCCGTCAAAGGGAACGTTCCAGTCATCCCGGGCATGGATATGCAGGATGGACACTGGATGCACTGGTTTCTCGGGTTTCCGGCTAGGATACATCAGCCCGGCTCCCGGGGCCGCCGCAGCAATCATGGCAGATAAATCCTGGGCAAGACGGTAGCTCATAAACGCTCCCAAGGAATGGCCTGTTACATACACCCGCCCGGGGTCCACCGGGTACTCCTCCAAGAAAACGGTTATCAGCCGCCGGAAGAACCCCTCATCGTCAAAAAGGGTCGGCCGACCGGGAATCACATCCCAATCCCCATTATACCCATCGGGATACACCATAAGGAACCCAAGCTCCCGGGCAGGTACATCAAAACCCTTCTCACGAAAATCCTCTCCCGTTCCAGCCATACCGTGCAAACCCAACACAAGAGAATACTCACCGTCCTGTCCCGTCCCGCCCACGGCACCACCGGAATCCGGTCCCAGCCCGGGAGGAAACACCACCAGACCCGTCCGGGTCCTTCCTCCATGGCTCATGACAAAACGCCGGCCATCCGCATCCAGCATGAAGGGCAGATTCTCTACCTGGTTACCGGCCCCGTCCTGAACCATGGTTATGAACTCCCGCATAAACGCAGTAGTATTCTCATCCGAGCCCCCCAGGCCCGTAAGAATAAACCCCGCCCGAGCCGTTATACCCGGCATAATCTCAGCCCCGAACTGCCGTACCTGGCCTCTCCAGGTCGGCCAGCAGACCGCCTGCCTACCGGTCAATAGACCTGCCTGGGCCAGTACCGCCGGAGCACCCTCCAAGGCTGCGACAGGCCGCCCTTCTTCCCCCCACTGCTCCACCAGCCCCTGCACCGAAGCATCCTCTATCAGGGATTGAACCCCCGGTCCAGAGAGGAGAAGCAGTCCCCGGTAATCCTCGGGATTCACCCTGCTCACTGGCAGATCTAGGGCGACCTCCATCCCCAGCTGGCCCCGGGCAACTCCCCCTGGAGAACTCGCCAGGGAAAAGGGGATTCCATTAGCCCGAAGCCTCGCCCAGGCAATGGTATACTGCAGCTCGTCAAACCCCTCCCGGGGCAGAATGATAAGTACCCCCCTGCTGCCCGTCGCCGACTCCGCCCTCACCTGAGCCCTAACCGCGCACCCGGCTACCATCGCCACCGCAACCGTCCAAACCAGAATGGTCCGCAGTCGCCCCTGGGTTCTATCCTGTCTCATCTTCGACCTCGTTCATCAGTAATTGGTTATTTAATTATAGAGTGATTTCAACGCATCCGCCATCGAACCATCAAACCGTAGGTTCCGGTGCAATGCCACGGTTCATTCAGCGGAACTAGGCTGGGAAGAGCCTTGCCGTGATCACCAAGAAGTCGATCCAGCGCAGCTCGAGCATCGCCGCCCTCATCATCACTCCGATCCCCCAAAACGCCCGGCCTGTTCAGGGTAGATGTCCTAGAAATCCTTTCTATACAGAAGCTTGTTGATTACCGGCACCAGAAGGCCAAGGAACACCAGACTGCCGAGGGGTAGTAATTGTGCCATTGCCGAGGCCCGGAATCCATCCAGAGTTTGGGTGAACTGATAGTCAGGCAGAAGCGCGGATCCGAGAATATCCGCGCTAACGGAGTTGAGACCAAACCAGAACCCAGCGGCCAGACATACCAGAATCACCATATTCCATGAAAAATACCCTGCAAGACCGATGAGAACCAGGGGGATGAGGGAACTTAGGTACATACCCCCTAGGGCTAGGAGGTAGGGACCCAGCACCCCCGGGGCAAGCACCTCGATATCATTCGCGGAGATGGGGAACCGGTTCTCAAACACCACATTTGCGATACCCCAGGAAGCCCCGCTGATTATCCCTACCACAACCCCGTGCAGGAGGAGATAAAAGCAAACCCGGCCCCAAAAGTATTCCCTTCTATTTAATCCCCGGGTAAGGATGAGCTGGATACATCCGGACCGTTGATCCTCAAGGAAGGAACCAGCGAGGAATAGACAGGAAACTACCACCGATATAGGTACGGGGGCGATGAGCGCGTAGGCTGCATAGCTCGTGTTCAATACCAGGGGAATATCTGGAGGAACCCCCAACCCGCTTAAATGAAGGGAAAACCCGTAGACTACAAAGATCATCAGTGAAAACAGGGGGTAGGCCCAAAGCGCATGCTGTTTTCTTAGCCGGTAGAGTTCAAAACCAATCATCCACCTCATATTCCCCTCCCGGGCTGGCTATCCGAGGTGGGAGATAGGGGTGAGAGGGGGAACTGGGCCCGGAGAACCCCTAGCCGTTCTTTTCCTGGGCCGTAGGTCCCAGTGACCCGGCCGTCCCTGAGGCATACGGTCCGGTGGGCAATTCGGTCCATCATCTCCAAGTAATGTCCCGATACTAAAACGCTGGATTGAGAATCCCTTACCGTTGAGGTAATCCAGTGTTCCAGGCGCTGTACCCCTTGGTAATCCAGGCTATTTGTGGGTTCATCAAGAACATAGAGAACGGGCTGCCGTGCTACCTCAGTAGTCGGGGTTGACGGTGACGTCGATAGTAAGCCCTGGGTAAGTACCTGCTGTTTCATCCCCTGGGAGAAAACCTGAACGGCTTTTTTAGCCGGTAGGGTATCGAGGGGAAACGGTCCGGATGAGGAACCGTCTCTCTCCTGGATAGTCGTTTTCGATAAGAGTGAAAGCAACGCGAGATTCTCAGGCATGGTAAATCGGGAAAATAGCGGCATGGAATCGAAACAGAATACCGCATGGTGATGGTGGCCGATGCCCCGGGGCTGCTCCTTGCCCAAAAAGGATATGGTCCCGGCGTAGTTCTGGATAAGCCCGGAAAGAATTTTAAACAGGGTCGATTTCCCCGAGCCATTGGGACCGATCAATGCGACTACCTCTCCGGGATACACCTGAAGGTCCACCCCCCGGAGTACCTCTTGTTTTCCAAAACTCTTGGTTATACCTGAAAGCGAAACCGTGGGAGTATTCACCCAACCCCTCCGTTCATAAGCTCACATAGAATGAAATCTCGGGTTCCGATCCCTGGGTAAGCGGTAGGAGATCAAGGAGAACCCCGGCGCGAAGAATATCCAATGGTAGCCCATCCCCCATGGATGCCCCCAGGGATATCCCCCCAGCGATGGTCAACCCCTCAAGCCCCCGCCCGCTGAGGATCAGGTCGTGCTCAACAAAGGGCCGCAGCTCGAAGAGCAGTACCTGTACAACCCTCGGTGTTTGATAGAGCATCTGGTAAGAAAACACCACCGCCTGACGGCTCGCCGTTCCGGAACCGGGGAAGAGCAAAAAATCCCTGGTAAGATCCAGGAGAATACCGGGAAATACCAGGTCAAGTTCAAGATCGCGGAGCTCTCCCCTGGGAGCAAGGATTATTCCGTCCCGGGACTCTCCTACCGGTGTGCCGTAGGAAAATCTTCCGTCCAAGGTCAATCGGTCGCCGGAGAACAGGAGAGAATCGGGTTTTCCGTGGAGCACCACCGTCCCTGAAACCTCTCCGGTGGCGGGCCGAAACCGGGTGAGATTTGCCCCGATAAACCGGGAGTCCTTCAGATTCCGGGAGCTGGAAAACCGCACCAAGCCGCCCAGAGATATCCCCCCAGGATCAGGAGCATAGTTATCCACGTCGAACCCTGAGGTTACTGCCAGCCTCAGGCTCGAGTCATTGGAGAAAAACCACTGGTGCCCCAGGCTCACCCCCAGGGAAAGACGATCTCGCGGGTCCGAAGGGAGATCCGACAGTGCAGGATGGGGAATCCTGGAGAATCCTGCGTATACCTCAAGCCCGTTCACAAGCTGGAGGGGTGAGGTAACCCAATCGAACATCAGGGTTATATCCTGCTGTTGAGCGTAGAGCAACTCGCGGGAAAGTCCCGGACTGATCTCGGCGGGATGCAGGGAAAAGAGGCTTAGGGAACGGAGGAACATATCTCCTTGCCCCTGGGGCTGGCAGAAT is drawn from Spirochaeta lutea and contains these coding sequences:
- a CDS encoding discoidin domain-containing protein, whose product is MRQDRTQGRLRTILVWTVAVAMVAGCAVRAQVRAESATGSRGVLIILPREGFDELQYTIAWARLRANGIPFSLASSPGGVARGQLGMEVALDLPVSRVNPEDYRGLLLLSGPGVQSLIEDASVQGLVEQWGEEGRPVAALEGAPAVLAQAGLLTGRQAVCWPTWRGQVRQFGAEIMPGITARAGFILTGLGGSDENTTAFMREFITMVQDGAGNQVENLPFMLDADGRRFVMSHGGRTRTGLVVFPPGLGPDSGGAVGGTGQDGEYSLVLGLHGMAGTGEDFREKGFDVPARELGFLMVYPDGYNGDWDVIPGRPTLFDDEGFFRRLITVFLEEYPVDPGRVYVTGHSLGAFMSYRLAQDLSAMIAAAAPGAGLMYPSRKPEKPVHPVSILHIHARDDWNVPFDGDPLYDSPVSVAECMEFWRGVNGVQGSGEAAEGEEFFSWRGVRGIRWPGADGITETALVEHPTGGHGWLPFATEQIASFFYHHPPRPNSVEISYQNLPSYGETGRSMTIAATVRDPEGIGQIVFLKNGEVLGRDDSPPYTVDWMESVPGTYRITARAELKDGGIVASTDNRSIYITPPRLDPLASRGTVMTVRSSSNESPALKPENLLDGDPYTRWASEYSDDQWLEIDLGAVRGVSGLTLVWEAAHARAYGIEISSDGGDWTELYRTEDCPGGTETLTWPAQEARYIRLRGHGRATAYGYSLWDVVVHGE
- a CDS encoding ABC transporter ATP-binding protein — its product is MNTPTVSLSGITKSFGKQEVLRGVDLQVYPGEVVALIGPNGSGKSTLFKILSGLIQNYAGTISFLGKEQPRGIGHHHHAVFCFDSMPLFSRFTMPENLALLSLLSKTTIQERDGSSSGPFPLDTLPAKKAVQVFSQGMKQQVLTQGLLSTSPSTPTTEVARQPVLYVLDEPTNSLDYQGVQRLEHWITSTVRDSQSSVLVSGHYLEMMDRIAHRTVCLRDGRVTGTYGPGKERLGVLRAQFPLSPLSPTSDSQPGRGI